Proteins from one Anopheles nili chromosome 2, idAnoNiliSN_F5_01, whole genome shotgun sequence genomic window:
- the LOC128721886 gene encoding 40S ribosomal protein SA, which produces MSGNLNVLAMQEDDVSKMLAATTHIGSTSVNFQMEQYVFKRRSDGVHIINLGRTYEKLLLAARCIASVEHPGEIFAISSRPYGQRAVLKFAHYTEATPIAGRFTPGAFTNQVQTAFREPRMLIVTDPLTDHQPVTEASYVNIPVIAFCNTDSPIKFVDIVIPCNTKSTHSIGLMWWMLAREVLRLRGKIPQDRWEIMPDLFFFRDPEEAEKEQAAIEASVPVMKEMQEEPVVADEQATWNEEAPSTMVMPQTMKPLVAGGQADDWNEEDTSAPAAGTVTWGGSGGF; this is translated from the exons ATGTCGGGAAATCTAAATGTTCTCGCTATGCAGGAGGACGATGTCAGCAAGATGTTGGCCGCTACTACCCATATTGGAAGCACCTCGGTGAACTTCCAGATGGAGCAGTACGTGTTCAAGCGTCGCTCGGATGGTGTGCATATCATCAACTTGGGTCGCACGTACGAGAAACTGCTGCTAGCTGCCCGTTGCATCGCTAGCGTCGAGCACCCAGGAGAG atcttcGCTATCTCGTCCCGTCCGTACGGCCAGCGCGCCGTATTGAAGTTCGCCCATTACACCGAGGCAACGCCGATTGCTGGTCGCTTCACGCCCGGTGCCTTCACTAACCAGGTCCAGACGGCGTTCCGCGAACCCCGCATGTTGATCGTCACCGATCCGCTGACCGATCATCAGCCCGTGACGGAGGCATCCTACGTCAACATTCCGGTCATTGCGTTCTGTAACACCGACTCGCCGATCAAGTTCGTCGACATCGTCATCCCGTGCAACACCAAGTCGACGCACTCGATCGGACTGATGTGGTGGATGCTGGCCCGCGAGGTGTTGCGTCTGCGCGGCAAGATCCCGCAGGATCGCTGGGAGATCATGCCCGATCTGTTCTTCTTCCGCGATCCGGAGGAGGCCGAGAAGGAGCAGGCTGCCATCGAAGCCTCTGTCCCGGTGATGAAGGAAATGCAGGAGGAACCGGTTGTCGCCGACGAGCAGGCTACCTGGAACGAGGAAGCACCATCCACCATGGTGATGCCACAGACTATGAAGCCGCTTGTGGCCGGCGGTCAGGCTGACGACTGGAACGAGGAAGATACGTCCGCCCCAGCTGCCGGTACCGTTACGTGGGGAGGTTCCGGTGGGTTCTAA
- the LOC128731264 gene encoding activated Cdc42 kinase Ack: protein MSDPDTVWLEELLKDVQLEQFLSRIRDELQVTRLAHFDYVHVDDLEKIGLGKPGIRRLLEAVKKRKAQQWRRNILSKLIGGGKQQPQKKSQPGGGTGQGEEPSALALTCLIHEKDVTLSVKLGDGSFGVVRRGEWHAPGHHIVPVAVKVLKADTLAQPGVIEDFFKEVQAMHAMNHPNLIRLHGVVLSQPMMMVTELAVNGSLLDLLRKQCKHTPLPVVWSWSVQIATGMAYLESKRFLHRDLACRNVLLAAGNKIKIGDFGLMRALPQQEDCYVMTEHKKVPFPWCAPESLRYRQFSHASDTWMFAVTLWEMFTFGEDPWVGLNGSQILRKIDREGERLHHPDACPPDVYQLMLQCWDKTPSERPTFAAIKEFLTGVPPPMYRAVTNYSADNRLAVQQGDTIVIVDDRLELQFIKGQNQRTFDIGTIPRNVVVDARKASSGSSSSSAAISRPLHDSFRHTGHGSPFGASWGNPGSLELEGEVKLRNKTKDMLNVDRRGKCVSEQYVKERKSNASKQFSYNKLVNENHSKQLAHNQQLVKDAKNRPLRPPQPTQPPTSTEGILIDLSSPNDDLSFGSATSGTVSTPGTFRQVTSILDEPIDIPTEGDDGFSHQQQQPKSEQQLQVAFTESYQSVSPVPKLEPPPYQMPPKYSNTYGIIHDSTLNLSGVCEPDPFAPQQQQQQHQPHHIIQKQDTAVTSDFESPPSMFVSSRDLMEKIKRQQTVEQAAPPTTAVYGNLYGSVSNVNANYGRVETDLEGHSVGMMSSLNNGASGSGFSSPGRDIYNDSLEVNVSSGIVDNGLISPYGSSSVQLSVTPKKLDKAFLAELEKDIYKHEPPAGNSMNSSVAYAARNNAKDVSHSKYDTTANLALSQIYANQANSIALAASLQQQLTLSPKKQNAAQQQPCDTSTLVQQMWMERNNPTATTTAAPAAGMDMPQQMVPQKLHNFVAISNGTTPQHYGSSVSLSGPNIYNSVYNGSIAPDVYQTVGSDLYDIVAPTPASMYERVPMQQVYNNVNGQVPGAPMPAIYDEVSNDLGDLRPIRPAPSAPLSAQQIQRRLDRLAQQDQQVANLMRELGEEANEEEARNSLSAVNWDHTLAVRHFKIERLCRLGLANRTRCEEALQKTGWSIQLAASILLET from the exons ATGTCCGATCCGGATACCGTCTGGCTGGAGGAGCTGTTGAAAGATGTCCAGTTGGAGCAGTTCCTGTCACGAATCCGGGATGAGCTACAGGTGACGCGGCTTGCCCACTTCGATTACGTGCACGTCGACGATCTGGAGAAGATCGGTCTTGGCAAACCGGGCATTCGACGTCTGCTTGAGGCGGTAAAGAAACGCAAAGCCCAACAGTGGCGCCGAAACATACTGTCGAAGCtgatcggtggtggaaaacagcAGCCACAAAAAAAGTCCCAACCAGGAGGTGGCACGGGTCAAGGCGAGGAACCTTCGGCCCTGGCTTTAACCTGCCTCATCCACGAGAAGGATGTGACGCTTTCGGTGAAGCTGGGTGATGGTTCGTTTGGTGTGGTGCGACGGGGTGAGTGGCATGCGCCAGGACATCATATCGTACCGGTGGCGGTGAAGGTCCTGAAAGCGGACACACTCGCTCAACCCGGCGTTATCGAAGACTTCTTCAAGGAGGTGCAGGCGATGCACGCAATGAACCACCCCAACCTGATCCGATTGCACGGGGTGGTTCTATCGcaaccgatgatgatggtgacggAACTGGCCGTGAACGGATCACTGTTGGATCTGCTTCGTAAgcaatgcaaacacacaccactGCCCGTGGTTTGGAGCTGGTCAGTCCAAATCGCGACCGGTATGGCGTACCTCGAGAGTAAGCGCTTTCTTCATCGGGATCTTGCCTGCCGAAACGTGTTGCTGGCCGCTGGTAACAAAATCAAGATCGGGGACTTTGGGTTGATGAGAGCGCTACCCCAGCAAGAGGACTGCTACGTGATGACGGAACATAAGAAGGTACCGTTTCCGTGGTGTGCACCGGAATCGCTGCGATATCGCCAGTTCAGCCATGCGTCGGATACGTGGATGTTCGCTGTCACCCTGTGGGAGATGTTCACGTTTGGGGAGGACCCGTGGGTTGGTTTGAACGGATCGCAGATCCTGCGAAAGATCGATCGAGAGGGCGAACGGTTGCACCATCCAGATGCGTGCCCACCGGATGTGTACCAGCTGATGCTGCAGTGTTGGGACAAGACACCCTCCGAGCGTCCCACCTTTGCGGCGATCAA GGAGTTCCTTACCGGTGTACCTCCGCCAATGTATCGTGCGGTAACGAATTACAGTGCCGACAATCGGCTAGCGGTACAGCAAGGCGACACGATTGTGATCGTCGATGACCGGCTGGAGCTGCAGTTTATCAAGGGTCAGAACCAGCGCACGTTCGATATTGGAACGATTCCCAG GAATGTTGTTGTGGACGCTCGGAAGGCTTCTTCAGGTAGCTCTAGCAGCTCGGCTGCGATAAGTCGCCCATTACACGATTCGTTTCGCCATACTGGACACGGTTCTCCGTTCGGTGCATCCTGGGGCAACCCGGGTAGTCTGGAGCTGGAGGGAGAGGTGAAACTACGAA ataaaacaaaagataTGCTAAACGTGGATCGGCGCGGAAAATGTGTCTCGGAGCAGTACGTAAAAGAGCGCAAAAGTAACGCCTCGAAACAGTTTTCCTACAACAAGCTGGTAAACGAGAATCACTCAAAGCAGCTGGCTCACAACCAGCAGCTAGTGAAAGATGCCAAAAATCGACCGCTCCGTCCTCCCCAACCGACGCAACCACCAACGTCTACCGAGGGTATCCTAATTGATCTTTCATCGCCGAACGATGATCTATCCTTTGGAAGTGCGACTTCCGGGACCGTTTCAACTCCAGGCACGTTCCGGCAGGTAACGAGCATTCTCGATGAACCGATCGATATCCCCACGGAGGGTGACGATGGGTTTTctcaccaacagcagcagcccaaATCAGAGCAACAACTCCAGGTGGCGTTTACAGAAAGCTACCAGTCCGTTTCGCCTGTTCCGAAGCTAGAACCACCACCGTATCAAATGCCACCGAAGTATAGCAACACGTATGGTATCATCCATGATAGTACGCTGAATCTTAGTGGGGTTTGTGAACCGGATCCATTcgcaccgcagcagcagcagcagcaacatcagcctCACCACATAATACAAAAGCAAGATACGGCGGTAACGTCCGACTTCGAGAGCCCTCCCTCAATGTTTGTCAGTTCACGGGATCTGATGGAAAAAATTAAGCGCCAGCAGACGGTCGAACAAGCTGCCCCACCAACCACGGCGGTGTATGGAAATCTGTACGGGTCCGTATCGAATGTTAACGCAAACTACGGTCGAGTGGAAACGGACCTGGAAGGACATTCGGTGGGCATGATGTCGTCGTTAAACAACGGTGCGAGTGGTAGCGGTTTTAGCTCACCGGGAAGGGACATATACAACGACTCTCTGGAGGTGAACGTTAGTAGTGGCATCGTAGACAACGGCCTAATCTCCCCTTATGGAAGCTCGTCCGTTCAGCTGAGCGTAACACCCAAGAAGCTCGACAAAGCCTTCCTTGCCGAGCTGGAAAAGGACATCTACAAACACGAACCGCCCGCGGGTAACAGCATGAACAGTTCGGTAGCGTACGCCGCCCGCAACAATGCCAAGGATGTATCGCATTCGAAATACGACACCACGGCAAACCTGGCGCTGAGCCAAATCTACGCCAACCAGGCAAACTCGATCGCGCTGGCAGCGTCGCTCCAGCAACAGCTAACGCTTTCgccaaagaaacaaaatgccGCTCAGCAACAACCCTGCGACACCAGCACGCTCGTGCAGCAGATGTGGATGGAACGGAACAATCCAACTGCCACCACTACGGCTGCTCCTGCTGCGGGGATGGATATGCCCCAACAGATGGTTCCGCAAAAGCTGCACAATTTTGTTGCAATCTCAAATGGCACCACGCCGCAGCATTACGGTTCGTCGGTGAGCCTTTCCGGTCCCAACATCTACAATTCGGTGTACAACGGCAGCATCGCTCCGGATGTGTACCAGACGGTGGGGAGCGATTTGTATGACATTGTGGCACCGACGCCTGCTTCCATGTACGAACGCGTGCCGATGCAACAGGTGTACAACAACGTGAACGGTCAGGTCCCGGGTGCTCCGATGCCGGCTATCTACGACGAGGTGTCGAACGATTTGGGCGACTTGCGGCCTATTCGACCGGCTCCATCCGCACCGCTTTCGGCGCAGCAAATACAACGAAGGCTCGATCGGTTGGCGCAACAGGATCAACAGGTTGCTAATCTGATGCGAGAGCTAGGTGAGGAGGCAAACGAGGAGGAAGCGCGAAATTCCCTTTCGGCGGTTAACTGGGATCACACGTTGGCGGTGAGGCACTTTAAAATTGAACGTCTGTGTCG ACTCGGTCTGGCTAATCGCACTCGGTGTGAGGAAGCACTTCAAAAAACCGGTTGGAGCATTCAGCTTGCTGCCTCGATTCTGCTGGAAACCTAG
- the LOC128721308 gene encoding PHD finger protein 7-like, producing MNTQSGYNVSFCTDPKFKLQVIKRDTEEKCDICLLSLKNPVQYGEFIVREFSSLKIKCHYFCLLTGTLIPQRGVIKSGITGFLIRDIVASFREYRYRNCVYCQCPSAPIRCAKDGCDRWFHYPCGYDNSCLTQFCDQFNSFCHLHVPEEYYQPQNTKDKDCEICFEELPQLTDANFNILSVIQSCNKPKCPPGLMHRTCLQRFAYTSGYNFKCPLCFRKDFKIQAIKRGIFVPSRESAWEREVGAYKDIHKRKCTAAHCILAKTCNEKNASTLVGCKICGGQLMHRVCTQLADSDVYLCANCMQDSFVNLV from the exons ATGAATACTCAATCTGGATATAACGTTAGCTTCTGCACGGATCCAAAGTTTAAGCTGCAAGTAATAAAAAGAGATACCGAAGAAAAATGCGACATATGTTTGTTATCTTTGAAAAATCCTGTACAGTACGGCGAATTCATCGTAAGAGAATTCAGTTCACTCAAAATCAAGTGccattatttttgtttg CTTACAGGTACTCTCATACCACAGAGAGGTGTCATAAAATCTGGCATCACTGGGTTCTTAATACGTGACATTGTAGCTAGCTTTCGTGAATATCGGTATCGAAACTGTGTTTATTGCCAGTGTCCCTCCGCTCCGATACGATGCGCAAAGGATGGTTGTGATCGTTGGTTTCATTATCCGTGCGGCTATGACAACTCCTGCCTGACACAATTTTGCGACCAATTCAACTCCTTTTGTCATCTACATGTTCCGGAAGAATACTACCAGCCTCAGAACACAAAGGACAAAGATTGTGAAATTTGTTTCGAAGAGTTGCCACAACTCACGGATGCGAATTTCAACATTCTTTCCGTGATTCAAAGTTGTAACAAACCAAAGTGCCCTCCTGGACTGATGCACCGGACATGTTTACAGCGATTTGCGTATACGTCGGGATATAATTTTAAATGTCCATTGTGTTTCCGAAAGGACTTTAAAATCCAAGCGATCAAAAGGGGTATTTTTGTGCCCTCGCGAGAATCCGCGTGGGAGCGGGAAGTAGGAGCATATAAAGATATTCACAAACGCAAATGTACTGCAGCACACTGCATATTAGCAAAAACATGTAACGAGAAAAACGCATCAACGTTAGTAGGCTGTAAGATCTGTGGTGGGCAGTTGATGCATAGGGTGTGCACTCAGCTGGCGGACTCTGATGTATATTTATGCGCCAATTGCATGCAAGATTCGTTTGTGAATCTAGTTTAA